A single window of Candidatus Eisenbacteria bacterium DNA harbors:
- a CDS encoding translation elongation factor-like protein, with the protein MEKKVGHVVGYFSHVGVAAILLSDDSLSVGDVIHFRGHTTDLEQTVESMEIDHKPIEKAAKGSDVGIRVKDRVRHNDAVYKIIPD; encoded by the coding sequence ATGGAGAAGAAAGTGGGCCATGTGGTAGGCTATTTCTCCCACGTAGGAGTCGCCGCAATCCTCCTTTCAGATGATTCTCTCTCTGTTGGTGATGTTATTCACTTCAGGGGTCACACGACAGATTTGGAGCAGACTGTCGAGTCAATGGAAATCGATCACAAGCCTATCGAAAAAGCAGCAAAAGGTTCTGACGTGGGGATAAGAGTAAAGGACAGGGTCAGGCACAACGACGCAGTGTACAAGATAATCCCCGACTGA